One genomic region from Phragmites australis chromosome 1, lpPhrAust1.1, whole genome shotgun sequence encodes:
- the LOC133886291 gene encoding aromatic aminotransferase ISS1-like isoform X2, giving the protein MLLLFTETCGSGGRGLVRELGIILGPRRAAGSRRRRRGGDMGSFAKLARRAVETDAPVMVKIQELLRGATDVMSLAQGVVYWQPPESALNKVKEFIWEPSVSRYGSDDGLPELREALLEKLRRENKLTKSSVMVTAGANQAFVNLVLTLCDAGDSVVMFAPYYFNAYMSFQMTGVTDILVGASDPKTLHPDVDWLEKVLKEHDPIPKVVTVVNPGNPSGAFIPRPMLERISDLCKKAGAWLLVDNTYEYFMYDGMEHYCLEDNHIVNLFSFSKAYGMMGWRVGYIAHPNDADGFHDQLLKVQDNIPICASIVGQYLALYSLEAGPEWIKERVKDLVKNRELLVEALSPLGEDSVKGGEGAIYLWAKLPDNNSDDFEVVRWLANKHGVAVIPGSASGGPGYIRVSFGGLKEEDTRLAAERLKCGLQELVTDGMVQ; this is encoded by the exons ATGCTCCTCCTTTTTACC GAGACTTGTGGGAGTGGGGGAAGAGGTTTGGTGAGGGAGCTCGGGATCA TTCTTGGTCCTCGGAGAGCTGCAGGCTCGAGAAGACGAAGACGAGGAGGAGACATGGGTAGCTTCGCGAAGCTGGCGAGGAGGGCGGTGGAGACGGACGCGCCGGTCATGGTGAAG ATACAAGAACTGCTTCGAGGGGCCACGGACGTGATGTCGCTTGCGCAG GGAGTTGTTTACTGGCAACCTCCTGAGTCAGCTCTGAATAAGGTCAAAGAATTCATCTGGGAACCATCAGTCAGTAGATATGGTTCTGATGATGGACTTCCTGAACTTCGAGAAGCACTTCTTGAAAAG CTACGCAGAGAGAATAAGCTTACTAAGTCATCAGTTATGGTCACTGCAGGTGCAAATCAG gcTTTTGTGAACTTGGTCCTCACCCTTTGTGATGCTGGTGATTCCGTCGTCATGTTTGCACCATATTACTTCAATGCCTACATGTCATTCCAGATGACAGGTGTGACTGACATATTAGTTGGTGCGAGTGATCCCAAGACACTTCATCCTGATGTTG ATTGGTTGGAGAAGGTTTTGAAAGAACATGACCCTATCCCTAAAGTTGTTACTGTTGTAAATCCGGGGAACCCTTCCGGAGCTTTTATTCCCAGGCCTATGCTTGAG AGAATTTCGGACCTGTGCAAAAAAGCTGGTGCATGGCTTTTGGTTGACAATACCTATGA ATACTTTATGTATGATGGAATGGAGCACTACTGCTTAGAAGATAATCACATAGTCAACCTCTTCTCATTCTCGAAGGCTTATGGAATGATGGGGTGGCGTGTAGGATAC ATTGCACATCCAAATGACGCTGATGGTTTCCATGATCAGCTCCTCAAAGTGCAAGATAACATACCTATCTGTGCTTCTATCGTCGGGCAATACCTGGCGCTCTACTCGTTAGAGGCTGGTCCAGAGTGGATCAAAGAAAGGGTGAAAGATTTAGTGAAAAACCGTGAGTTGCTTGTGGAGGCATTGTCCCCGCTTGGTGAGGATTCTGTCAAGGGCGGGGAGGGTGCAATTTACCTCTGGGCAAAGCTACCGGACAACAATTCAGATGATTTTGAAGTTGTCAGATGGCTTGCAAACAAGCACGGAGTCGCTGTTATCCCTGGGAGTGCCAGTGGCGGCCCTGGATACATCCGTGTCTCCTTCGGAGGGTTGAAGGAGGAAGACACACGGCTTGCTGCTGAGAGGCTAAAGTGCGGTTTGCAGGAACTGGTGACTGATGGTATGGTACAGTAA
- the LOC133886291 gene encoding aromatic aminotransferase ISS1-like isoform X1: MLLLFTVKLLLSILLPIERFYRPIPRRPLLSRNETCGSGGRGLVRELGIILGPRRAAGSRRRRRGGDMGSFAKLARRAVETDAPVMVKIQELLRGATDVMSLAQGVVYWQPPESALNKVKEFIWEPSVSRYGSDDGLPELREALLEKLRRENKLTKSSVMVTAGANQAFVNLVLTLCDAGDSVVMFAPYYFNAYMSFQMTGVTDILVGASDPKTLHPDVDWLEKVLKEHDPIPKVVTVVNPGNPSGAFIPRPMLERISDLCKKAGAWLLVDNTYEYFMYDGMEHYCLEDNHIVNLFSFSKAYGMMGWRVGYIAHPNDADGFHDQLLKVQDNIPICASIVGQYLALYSLEAGPEWIKERVKDLVKNRELLVEALSPLGEDSVKGGEGAIYLWAKLPDNNSDDFEVVRWLANKHGVAVIPGSASGGPGYIRVSFGGLKEEDTRLAAERLKCGLQELVTDGMVQ; encoded by the exons ATGCTCCTCCTTTTTACCGTAAAGCTCCTCCTTTCTATCCTTCTTCCCATTGAACGCTTTTATCGTCCGATTCCGCGGCGCCCCCTCCTCTCCCGTAAC GAGACTTGTGGGAGTGGGGGAAGAGGTTTGGTGAGGGAGCTCGGGATCA TTCTTGGTCCTCGGAGAGCTGCAGGCTCGAGAAGACGAAGACGAGGAGGAGACATGGGTAGCTTCGCGAAGCTGGCGAGGAGGGCGGTGGAGACGGACGCGCCGGTCATGGTGAAG ATACAAGAACTGCTTCGAGGGGCCACGGACGTGATGTCGCTTGCGCAG GGAGTTGTTTACTGGCAACCTCCTGAGTCAGCTCTGAATAAGGTCAAAGAATTCATCTGGGAACCATCAGTCAGTAGATATGGTTCTGATGATGGACTTCCTGAACTTCGAGAAGCACTTCTTGAAAAG CTACGCAGAGAGAATAAGCTTACTAAGTCATCAGTTATGGTCACTGCAGGTGCAAATCAG gcTTTTGTGAACTTGGTCCTCACCCTTTGTGATGCTGGTGATTCCGTCGTCATGTTTGCACCATATTACTTCAATGCCTACATGTCATTCCAGATGACAGGTGTGACTGACATATTAGTTGGTGCGAGTGATCCCAAGACACTTCATCCTGATGTTG ATTGGTTGGAGAAGGTTTTGAAAGAACATGACCCTATCCCTAAAGTTGTTACTGTTGTAAATCCGGGGAACCCTTCCGGAGCTTTTATTCCCAGGCCTATGCTTGAG AGAATTTCGGACCTGTGCAAAAAAGCTGGTGCATGGCTTTTGGTTGACAATACCTATGA ATACTTTATGTATGATGGAATGGAGCACTACTGCTTAGAAGATAATCACATAGTCAACCTCTTCTCATTCTCGAAGGCTTATGGAATGATGGGGTGGCGTGTAGGATAC ATTGCACATCCAAATGACGCTGATGGTTTCCATGATCAGCTCCTCAAAGTGCAAGATAACATACCTATCTGTGCTTCTATCGTCGGGCAATACCTGGCGCTCTACTCGTTAGAGGCTGGTCCAGAGTGGATCAAAGAAAGGGTGAAAGATTTAGTGAAAAACCGTGAGTTGCTTGTGGAGGCATTGTCCCCGCTTGGTGAGGATTCTGTCAAGGGCGGGGAGGGTGCAATTTACCTCTGGGCAAAGCTACCGGACAACAATTCAGATGATTTTGAAGTTGTCAGATGGCTTGCAAACAAGCACGGAGTCGCTGTTATCCCTGGGAGTGCCAGTGGCGGCCCTGGATACATCCGTGTCTCCTTCGGAGGGTTGAAGGAGGAAGACACACGGCTTGCTGCTGAGAGGCTAAAGTGCGGTTTGCAGGAACTGGTGACTGATGGTATGGTACAGTAA
- the LOC133886291 gene encoding aromatic aminotransferase ISS1-like isoform X3 has protein sequence MGSFAKLARRAVETDAPVMVKIQELLRGATDVMSLAQGVVYWQPPESALNKVKEFIWEPSVSRYGSDDGLPELREALLEKLRRENKLTKSSVMVTAGANQAFVNLVLTLCDAGDSVVMFAPYYFNAYMSFQMTGVTDILVGASDPKTLHPDVDWLEKVLKEHDPIPKVVTVVNPGNPSGAFIPRPMLERISDLCKKAGAWLLVDNTYEYFMYDGMEHYCLEDNHIVNLFSFSKAYGMMGWRVGYIAHPNDADGFHDQLLKVQDNIPICASIVGQYLALYSLEAGPEWIKERVKDLVKNRELLVEALSPLGEDSVKGGEGAIYLWAKLPDNNSDDFEVVRWLANKHGVAVIPGSASGGPGYIRVSFGGLKEEDTRLAAERLKCGLQELVTDGMVQ, from the exons ATGGGTAGCTTCGCGAAGCTGGCGAGGAGGGCGGTGGAGACGGACGCGCCGGTCATGGTGAAG ATACAAGAACTGCTTCGAGGGGCCACGGACGTGATGTCGCTTGCGCAG GGAGTTGTTTACTGGCAACCTCCTGAGTCAGCTCTGAATAAGGTCAAAGAATTCATCTGGGAACCATCAGTCAGTAGATATGGTTCTGATGATGGACTTCCTGAACTTCGAGAAGCACTTCTTGAAAAG CTACGCAGAGAGAATAAGCTTACTAAGTCATCAGTTATGGTCACTGCAGGTGCAAATCAG gcTTTTGTGAACTTGGTCCTCACCCTTTGTGATGCTGGTGATTCCGTCGTCATGTTTGCACCATATTACTTCAATGCCTACATGTCATTCCAGATGACAGGTGTGACTGACATATTAGTTGGTGCGAGTGATCCCAAGACACTTCATCCTGATGTTG ATTGGTTGGAGAAGGTTTTGAAAGAACATGACCCTATCCCTAAAGTTGTTACTGTTGTAAATCCGGGGAACCCTTCCGGAGCTTTTATTCCCAGGCCTATGCTTGAG AGAATTTCGGACCTGTGCAAAAAAGCTGGTGCATGGCTTTTGGTTGACAATACCTATGA ATACTTTATGTATGATGGAATGGAGCACTACTGCTTAGAAGATAATCACATAGTCAACCTCTTCTCATTCTCGAAGGCTTATGGAATGATGGGGTGGCGTGTAGGATAC ATTGCACATCCAAATGACGCTGATGGTTTCCATGATCAGCTCCTCAAAGTGCAAGATAACATACCTATCTGTGCTTCTATCGTCGGGCAATACCTGGCGCTCTACTCGTTAGAGGCTGGTCCAGAGTGGATCAAAGAAAGGGTGAAAGATTTAGTGAAAAACCGTGAGTTGCTTGTGGAGGCATTGTCCCCGCTTGGTGAGGATTCTGTCAAGGGCGGGGAGGGTGCAATTTACCTCTGGGCAAAGCTACCGGACAACAATTCAGATGATTTTGAAGTTGTCAGATGGCTTGCAAACAAGCACGGAGTCGCTGTTATCCCTGGGAGTGCCAGTGGCGGCCCTGGATACATCCGTGTCTCCTTCGGAGGGTTGAAGGAGGAAGACACACGGCTTGCTGCTGAGAGGCTAAAGTGCGGTTTGCAGGAACTGGTGACTGATGGTATGGTACAGTAA